One genomic window of Myxococcales bacterium includes the following:
- a CDS encoding SDR family oxidoreductase — MKLEDLKIIVTGGAQGMGRTFALALAEAGASVVICDVNEAGLAETTEAAKGLRGKLFASKTNVADEAEVGALVELAHKQMGGLNGLINNAGILRDGLLVKKDRETGAVKKLSKDQWDAVIGVNLTGATLLTRDFVAKMVETNTRPGVVVNMSSVARHGNRGQSNYTAAKAALAANTVTWAREFAAYGVRVGAVAPGMVETPMTAGMNQKARDALVAAIPVGRIGLPEDIWLAVKFVLECDYFNGRTIDVDGGLSM, encoded by the coding sequence ATGAAGCTCGAGGATCTGAAGATCATCGTCACCGGCGGCGCTCAGGGAATGGGACGCACCTTCGCGCTCGCGCTCGCCGAGGCGGGCGCCAGCGTGGTCATCTGCGACGTGAACGAGGCGGGCCTCGCCGAGACGACCGAGGCCGCCAAGGGGCTCCGCGGGAAGCTGTTCGCCAGCAAGACGAACGTGGCCGACGAGGCCGAGGTGGGCGCGCTCGTCGAGCTTGCGCACAAGCAGATGGGTGGCCTGAACGGCCTCATCAACAACGCCGGCATCCTCCGCGACGGGCTCCTCGTGAAGAAGGACCGCGAGACCGGCGCGGTGAAGAAGCTGTCCAAGGACCAGTGGGACGCGGTCATCGGCGTGAACCTCACCGGCGCCACCCTCCTCACGCGTGACTTCGTGGCCAAGATGGTCGAGACCAACACTCGCCCGGGCGTGGTCGTGAACATGTCGAGCGTCGCTCGCCACGGCAACCGCGGGCAGTCGAACTACACCGCCGCCAAGGCCGCGCTGGCCGCGAATACGGTCACCTGGGCCCGCGAGTTCGCCGCCTACGGCGTCCGTGTCGGCGCCGTGGCGCCCGGCATGGTCGAGACCCCCATGACCGCGGGCATGAACCAGAAGGCCCGCGACGCGCTCGTGGCGGCGATCCCGGTCGGCCGCATCGGCCTGCCCGAGGACATCTGGCTCGCGGTGAAGTTCGTCCTCGAGTGCGACTACTTCAACGGCCGCACCATCGACGTGGACGGCGGCCTCAGCATGTAG
- a CDS encoding class I SAM-dependent methyltransferase yields the protein MSERIFPDLEPSAIVYRSADIVVVDKPAGAPTQAPSPEEPEDLVSRLRRALAREAGAGAPAPYLGVHQRLDRDTSGLVLFTLRREANAPVAAAFEGRQVKKTYIACVESRGPLGARTLRDTLDKGDAGRMEVVRAARGARGPREDARGKLAITHVNERARRGARAEVELSLETGRTHQARVQLAHAGAPIAGDRLYDGARAPRLLLHASRLELPAGLLGEGTLTRFHAKTPPAFPRWLARGDLGRAIFDDDDALREALATAREARFSLGRSADTTCFRLVNEGGDALPHLAVDVYDAFAVVQLYDDGEGLWEDRVRVERVLDAVESLGFAGVYLKYRPRQANTLVDTRRDEVAPRAPVRGVPAADELVVLEDGVPLGVSLGDGLSTGLFLDQRRNRRLLRLTAGGLRVLNLFAYTCGFSVAAAVGGARQTVSVDAAAVALARGRDNLVRAGHADANAHLVLAEDAFAYLARAAKKGERFDVVVLDPPSYSTSKKRRFVAEQHYGELAAEALRVLAPGGRLFASTNHRGTSRAKLRRVLFAAAEAASVPVAQLKDLPPASDFPATPGEEPTMKAMLLTAARDGAVGKKPLQRPERARRPGGPSGRPDRLKK from the coding sequence GTGTCCGAGCGCATCTTCCCCGACCTCGAGCCCTCGGCGATCGTCTACCGCTCGGCCGACATCGTCGTCGTCGACAAACCCGCGGGAGCGCCGACCCAAGCGCCGAGCCCCGAAGAGCCCGAGGACCTCGTGAGCCGTCTCCGCCGAGCGCTCGCCCGCGAGGCCGGGGCGGGCGCGCCGGCGCCGTACCTCGGCGTCCATCAGCGCCTCGATCGCGACACCAGCGGGCTCGTCCTGTTCACCCTGCGCCGCGAGGCGAACGCTCCGGTCGCGGCGGCGTTCGAGGGCAGGCAGGTGAAGAAGACCTATATCGCGTGCGTCGAGTCGCGGGGGCCGCTCGGCGCTCGCACACTGCGCGACACCCTCGACAAGGGCGACGCGGGGCGCATGGAGGTCGTGCGCGCCGCGCGTGGCGCTCGAGGCCCTCGCGAGGACGCCCGCGGGAAGCTGGCGATCACCCATGTGAACGAGCGCGCTCGGCGCGGCGCGCGGGCCGAGGTCGAGCTCTCGCTCGAAACGGGCCGCACTCACCAGGCGCGCGTCCAGCTCGCCCACGCCGGCGCGCCGATCGCGGGCGATCGTCTCTACGACGGCGCTCGAGCGCCGCGGCTGCTGCTGCACGCGTCGCGGCTCGAGCTCCCCGCGGGGCTGCTCGGCGAGGGCACGCTCACGCGGTTTCACGCGAAGACCCCGCCGGCGTTCCCGCGATGGCTCGCGCGCGGCGACCTCGGCCGCGCCATCTTCGACGACGACGACGCGCTCCGCGAGGCCCTCGCGACGGCGAGGGAGGCGCGCTTCTCGCTGGGTCGCTCGGCCGACACCACCTGTTTTCGTCTCGTCAACGAGGGCGGCGACGCGCTCCCGCACCTGGCGGTGGACGTCTACGACGCCTTCGCGGTCGTCCAGCTGTACGACGACGGTGAGGGCCTCTGGGAGGACCGCGTCCGCGTGGAGCGCGTGCTTGACGCGGTGGAAAGTCTAGGGTTTGCAGGCGTTTACCTTAAGTACCGTCCGCGCCAGGCCAACACGCTGGTCGACACGCGCCGCGACGAGGTGGCGCCGCGGGCGCCCGTCCGTGGGGTGCCGGCCGCCGACGAGCTCGTCGTGCTCGAAGACGGCGTCCCGCTCGGGGTGAGCCTCGGCGACGGCCTGTCGACCGGGCTCTTCCTCGACCAGCGCCGCAACCGACGCCTCCTCCGGCTCACCGCGGGCGGCCTGCGGGTGCTGAACCTGTTCGCCTACACGTGCGGCTTCAGCGTGGCCGCCGCGGTCGGGGGGGCGCGGCAGACCGTCAGCGTCGACGCCGCCGCCGTGGCGCTCGCGCGCGGTCGCGACAACCTCGTGCGCGCCGGGCACGCCGACGCCAACGCCCACCTCGTGCTCGCCGAAGACGCGTTCGCCTACCTCGCCCGCGCCGCCAAGAAGGGCGAGCGCTTCGACGTCGTCGTCCTCGATCCCCCGAGCTACTCCACCTCGAAGAAGCGACGCTTCGTCGCCGAGCAGCACTATGGGGAGCTTGCGGCGGAGGCGCTCCGCGTGCTCGCGCCGGGCGGGCGGCTCTTCGCGTCGACCAACCACCGAGGCACCTCGCGGGCGAAGCTCCGCCGGGTGCTCTTCGCCGCCGCCGAGGCCGCGTCCGTCCCCGTCGCCCAGCTGAAGGACCTGCCGCCCGCCAGCGATTTTCCAGCGACCCCTGGCGAAGAGCCCACCATGAAGGCCATGCTCCTCACCGCGGCGCGTGACGGCGCAGTGGGGAAGAAGCCGCTTCAGCGGCCCGAGCGGGCGCGTCGTCCCGGCGGTCCCTCGGGGCGTCCGGACCGGCTCAAGAAATAA
- the grxD gene encoding Grx4 family monothiol glutaredoxin codes for MDPQAHIAKLIADHKVVLFMKGSKSFPQCGFSSRVVELLKREGVPFETVNVLSDPAIRQGIKDFSNWPTIPQLYVDGRFIGGCDIVTELHESGELARELAPFKG; via the coding sequence ATGGACCCACAAGCCCACATCGCCAAGCTCATCGCCGACCACAAGGTCGTGCTCTTCATGAAGGGATCGAAGTCGTTCCCGCAGTGCGGCTTCTCGAGCCGCGTGGTCGAGCTCCTCAAACGCGAGGGGGTCCCCTTCGAGACCGTGAACGTGCTCTCCGACCCGGCGATCCGTCAGGGGATCAAGGACTTCTCCAACTGGCCCACGATCCCGCAGCTCTACGTCGACGGGAGGTTCATCGGGGGCTGCGACATCGTCACCGAGCTGCACGAGTCGGGCGAGCTGGCGAGGGAGCTCGCCCCGTTCAAGGGTTAG
- a CDS encoding cAMP/cGMP-dependent 3',5'-cyclic-AMP/GMP phosphodiesterase: MTEQAEWFVLPRGGTYISTSAGAIQVGIPPETIKDVMARKLGLPELYVVPRRLFDQKRGLSVAEFEFPAYYSYFLLKRRARLLVESAEVEARVRSIFQETLFGPVGVPDDSEFVAGLPADARPNFHAEAEFFRNVPGRGRLEVDDLVEFVHFDAEDVARFGERVRVVRTPAEYVVYDGDARVASAPREVDLPPRAESTLDAMGAVQFSPPDFGVTVLGASHGFDPSGKTTGFLLWMGGRALVVDPPTDATEYLRARGVAPKTIDGVILTHCHADHDAGTFQKILEETKVSLYTTPHILGSFLRKYSALSGYSEQVLRRTFVFHPVRIGAPVHVRGGELWFRYTLHSIPAIGVEAFYGGKSIAISGDTLYDPDRVREMATAGVLGRGRFRELYSFRGHHNLILHEAGVPPLHTPATNLAKLSSDVKKRLFLVHIAEKDVPKDVGLRPAKVGIEHTLRVGVSPPEYGEAIALLDAVAMVDFLRDLPLSRARQLLQVARRIRLPQGERIVTQGTRGDAFYIVVNGHVDVVRDGVMLKTYQAGDYFGERALILAEPRMADVVAQTEVDLIAIDRDDFLPLLRGSEMLKRLERLVRVRDEGAWELIGQNSVLGSLTSSQKTQLQSALSAIEVPAGEVLWQRGSTPDAAYLVIEGTLRVETPGQDPVRVGRGAFVGETEALRKGGRAVCAVAAETASRLYAVDGDELRRFFDDNPGLYLAFLGMRVAE; this comes from the coding sequence GTGACCGAACAAGCCGAGTGGTTCGTGCTTCCTCGCGGCGGAACGTACATCTCCACGTCCGCCGGGGCGATCCAGGTCGGGATCCCGCCCGAGACCATCAAGGACGTGATGGCGCGGAAGCTCGGGCTCCCCGAGCTCTACGTCGTGCCGCGCAGGCTCTTCGATCAGAAGCGCGGTCTCTCGGTCGCCGAGTTCGAGTTCCCTGCATACTACAGCTATTTCCTGTTGAAGCGGAGGGCCCGGCTCCTGGTCGAGAGCGCCGAGGTCGAGGCTCGCGTCCGCTCGATCTTCCAAGAGACGCTCTTCGGGCCGGTGGGCGTCCCGGACGACTCCGAGTTCGTGGCCGGTCTCCCCGCCGACGCCCGGCCCAACTTCCACGCCGAGGCCGAGTTCTTCCGCAACGTGCCCGGGCGCGGTCGGCTCGAGGTCGACGATCTCGTCGAGTTCGTGCACTTCGACGCGGAGGACGTGGCCCGCTTCGGCGAGCGCGTTCGCGTCGTCCGAACGCCGGCCGAGTACGTGGTCTACGACGGCGACGCGCGGGTCGCGAGCGCGCCGCGCGAGGTCGACCTGCCGCCGCGCGCCGAGTCCACGCTCGACGCGATGGGAGCCGTGCAGTTCTCTCCGCCGGACTTCGGCGTGACGGTGCTCGGGGCGAGCCATGGCTTCGATCCGTCCGGCAAGACCACGGGCTTTCTCCTGTGGATGGGCGGTCGCGCGCTCGTCGTCGATCCTCCCACCGATGCCACCGAGTACCTTCGCGCGCGCGGCGTCGCGCCGAAGACGATCGACGGCGTCATCCTCACCCACTGCCACGCGGACCACGACGCGGGCACCTTCCAGAAGATCCTCGAGGAGACGAAGGTCAGCCTCTACACGACGCCGCACATTCTCGGCTCGTTCTTGCGGAAGTACTCGGCCCTCAGCGGCTACTCGGAGCAGGTGCTCCGCCGGACGTTCGTGTTCCACCCCGTGCGCATCGGCGCGCCGGTGCACGTGCGCGGCGGCGAGCTCTGGTTCCGCTACACCCTCCACTCGATCCCCGCGATCGGCGTCGAGGCGTTCTACGGCGGCAAGAGCATCGCGATCTCCGGCGACACGCTCTACGACCCGGACCGCGTCCGCGAGATGGCGACGGCGGGGGTCCTCGGGCGGGGTCGATTCCGCGAGCTCTACTCGTTCCGCGGGCACCACAACCTCATCCTCCACGAGGCGGGCGTACCGCCCCTCCACACCCCCGCGACGAACCTCGCGAAGCTGTCGAGCGACGTCAAGAAGCGGCTCTTCCTCGTTCACATCGCCGAGAAGGACGTGCCCAAGGACGTGGGCCTTCGGCCCGCGAAGGTGGGGATAGAGCACACCCTGCGCGTGGGCGTGTCGCCCCCCGAATACGGCGAGGCGATCGCGCTGCTCGACGCCGTGGCGATGGTCGACTTCCTCCGCGATCTGCCGCTGTCGCGCGCGCGGCAGCTCCTCCAGGTGGCGCGCCGGATTCGCTTGCCCCAGGGCGAACGCATCGTCACACAGGGCACGCGCGGCGACGCCTTCTACATCGTCGTGAACGGCCACGTCGACGTCGTGCGCGACGGCGTGATGCTGAAGACCTACCAGGCGGGCGACTACTTCGGAGAGCGCGCGCTCATCCTCGCCGAGCCTCGCATGGCCGACGTGGTCGCGCAGACCGAGGTCGACCTCATCGCCATCGATCGCGACGACTTCCTCCCGCTCTTGCGCGGCAGCGAGATGTTGAAGCGCCTCGAGCGTCTCGTGCGCGTGCGGGACGAGGGCGCGTGGGAGCTCATCGGCCAGAACAGCGTGCTCGGGAGCCTCACGAGCAGCCAGAAGACGCAGCTCCAGAGCGCGCTCTCGGCGATCGAAGTGCCCGCGGGCGAGGTGCTGTGGCAGCGAGGGAGCACGCCCGACGCCGCGTACCTCGTCATCGAGGGCACCCTGCGCGTGGAGACGCCCGGGCAGGACCCCGTGCGCGTGGGGCGAGGCGCCTTCGTCGGCGAGACCGAAGCGCTCCGGAAGGGCGGGCGCGCGGTGTGCGCCGTCGCCGCCGAGACCGCGTCGCGGCTCTACGCGGTCGATGGCGACGAGCTCCGTCGCTTCTTCGACGACAACCCAGGGCTCTACCTCGCGTTCCTCGGGATGCGCGTCGCCGAGTAG